The window ATTTGACCATGTAACCTGTTAGGGCGCAGCGCCTGGAGGAGGCTCGAGAGCTCAGCAGCTGGAGACAGTGGAGGGAAAGCACCCGCAGGTATCTGAGGAGGCTGAAGGATGATGCCCAAGAATGGCTGAGCTCCCTGCAGCTCTGGAGGGGAGACATCCACCTGATAGAGGGTGAGAGATTAATAATAAGATGGTTCAACTGTCAAAAACTGTGTCTTTCTCCTCAGAGACATATATTGATTTCTATTCTAGAtgttcaaaatgattaaaaacacttttgctCTCACAGAAAGTTTACCAgttgtggttttgttgttgttgtttctgttgtttagtTGTCCGTTTTGTCTACCTTTCATTCAGGGATGTTTGGCACAGGGATCCTGTCTTACTTCTCCTTCCTGCGCTTCCTGGTAATGCTGAACTTGATCATCTTTCTGCTCATGTTCAGCTTCGTCATGTTGCCCATCATCGTTGCCCCCTATGCTTCAAAGAATACCACCTACAACCAGAATGATGGTGAGAAGACTCTGGGTTGTTTCAACCAGGAGCATAAACTAAGCATAAAATGGTTCTAAGATTATAATTTACTGTGTTGCCATACAGgtagtgtgtgtagtgtgtatcCAAGCAGCGCTCGACGAGGCCTGGTTATCTTTCATGAACACATCACAGATTTGCTGTCTGGTGGAGTAAGTGCTTCCACTTTACATTTAATAGTCtctgaagaaaaacagtttcCATGTAGTTTCCATGTGGCTTATTGTGCATCATTTGCAGGGCTTTCTGGAACAGACCTATCTTTTCTACGGCTACTACAAGGTGGACAAAATCCACTTTCCAAACATCACTTATAATTTGCCATTGGCATACCTGATGGCCACTATAGCATACCTGTTCCTCAGTCTCATCTGGATCGTTAAAAGgtactgaaaagacaaaaatcacaatcaattaaatttatttGAGTGAGCGGTTTGtgggagtttgttttttctctcttaaaggTCTGCCACGGGATTCAAGCGTAACCTGGTTCAGGATGAGGATCGCTTTCAGAGCTTCTGCAACAAGATCTTTGCTGGCTGGGACTTCTGCATCACCAACGAGAACGCTGCGAGGCTGAAGAGAAGCAGCCTGCTCTATGAGCTCAGGGTCAGTCGATCATTCTGTTGAACAAAATGTGTTCATATACCAAAATTTGCCAGGAGCTATAAGTTAAGATAGGTCAGAAGTGGCAATTTTTACATGCAGAGAGAAGCTCAGTTTGGATCTGGATAGTAAACCCGTGTGTGGTTGGATACATGTAACCTCAGTGGCTACATGCAGCGGCTGATCTTGGGTGATGTTAACATAAATGGACAGTTTCTTACTATAATTTATGTATTGGTTACCAGccaataacatttttttgtaccTGTTTGGATATCATAGTTTTTAGATCCTTTCAAAAAGTCATGTAGACTGATGCACTATCCCTGGTTcagatttatactgtatgagaTGTTTTAAATGTTCTAAATCTATAATCAATGCTTCCATTGAATGTTTACTTGCCTCATTTCAAAACTGCATATCCCCAGACGGATTTGGAAGAAGAGAGGATCAAGCAGAAAATAGCAGATCGCACTCGCAAAGAGAAGTGTCGGATTTACCTCATCCGCCTCATCCTCAACCTTTTTGTCATCGCTGTTCTGGCTTGTTGCTTCTACAGCATTTACGTAGCCACCATCTTCTCCCAGAAAGCACAGAGGAATGACACAAAGGTAATgaaatgtttctctctgttggAAAGCAAGCCAAGTCTAagtcttttttcattatttttttacttttccataCAAGAAACTCCGATCAAACTTGAAACCGTCcaaatttattttatctctCTCACATTATTATCATATTCCAGTGGTTAATAAAGCCATTTATACCCTTTTTGAATcccatttgaaattaaaaaaaaaaaaaaactacttcaGACTCTAGctttgatttgtaaaaaaaaaaaaaaaaaaaaaaatctgaacacgAATTCTcataaatcattaaataaatgtacactgatcatttcaatattatttttgctatttttgcagGAGAATTTCATTGTGGATCTCATCTATGAGTATCTGCCCTCAATTGTCATCACCTTGGCCAACTTCAtcacccccctcctcttctccgtTATCATCAATTATGAGGACTACTCTCCTGCCTTCGAGATCCGCTTCACTCTCATTAGGTAGAATGGACATCCATTTATTGACcacttacttactttttattgaaaattaattGCATTaggataaaaacacaatgagGAAATATACATATACTTGCAATCACAAGCTTATGATGTGAAAGATGAACCACTTGAGCTAAATAGCTGGAGTGCCATTGAGACTAAAAGGCTGACAATTGctgcctttttctccttctttctctctttctttttctttcttcctttcttcacAGGTGTGTTTTCATGCGGCTGACCAGTATTGGGGTtttgctcttctctctctggtcTCAGATCACTAAATGTAAAGAGGAGCCCTGCATCTGTGGCTATAACCATTTGCTTTACTCCGtgagtcattttcttttattccaaTACAGTACAGAATGTTTTCTTTCGGTAATCTGCAGGTACCAGCGTCAAACTTTTATCTCTAGTGTAAACATGCGTATCAGTGGCTCAGTGCTTAATGATTTCCTTAAATGATCAAAGAGGTTTTAAAGCTATTAAGAGTTCATTTTTGACTGTTAATAATTCATGCCTCTTAAATTTACATTACTCAGAGTGTAACAGCAGAGGTATCAGTGGTGACTGAGCCCCACATTTATACAGTCCTTTCTCACTCATTCATCTCTTCAACACATCGAGGTATATAATTGCAATTACAGTATAAAGTCCATTCTCAAACTACATTTATACAGGAAAGTGAAATCCAATCTCTCTGTTTGTGCCACTCTATGTCCTTTCTGTTGTCCACAGTGTTGGGAGACCCGTGTTGGCCAGGAGATGTACAAACTCACCATCTTTGACTTCATCATCATTGTCGCAGTCACCATCTTTGTGGAGTTTCCCCGAAAGTAAGTCCTCACTTTCCCACCGTGAAAAAAACGTCATCTCAATAGAAACTTAACAACTCCTGTTAGTCTAATTTTGTGCACAGAATGTGATCATCATAAGATTTCAAGAGGTATAGATGTGTTTGTAAATTATCTCTTTAAGACCGCTGACAcaaattttacagtgttttttagCCTTCCTCGAATATTCTTGCTTTTCCTTAAGTGGAATTCTTTCCCGTTCTTTGTTCATCAGTCATATCTAACTGTGTCCTTGCATTGCCCTTTCCTATCCAGGCTGATAGTGAAGTACTGTGACTGTGGCCTGGCTAAGTGGTGGGGCCAGCAGGAGTTTGGTATTCCTCAGAATGTGCTAGAGATTGTCTACGGTCAGACCATCTGCTGGATTGGCACATTCTACTGCCCGATGCTGCCTGCCATCTGCATCATCAAATACTTCTTTATCTTCTACATCAAAAAggtgatttttgtctttttttttttttttaatgttgctcAAAATCAGGAATAcagttttctaatgttttattacCTTTGTGCTCTTTATCTTTAGGTGTCATTGATGAATAACTGCCGTCCAGCCACACGTCCGTTTCGAGCTTCTAGCTCCAACTTCTTCTTCCTTGGCGTGCTGCTGATTGGCCTGGCTCTTGCCTGTCTACCTGTCGCTGTTAGTGTAGCACAGTGAGTAATAACCGTATTATGTTCTGAATTCTATCTCTGAGGCTTTAATAAAACCCGACTTTCACTtagttaaatataaatgaagaCATGAAATTTCTCACGTTTGTCTTCAGCATGTCAATGATTCAATGAATGTAGGGTCATTTGTTGCTACGGCTTACGTGTTTTCTTGGCATATACACTCATATACCCTTCCCTTTTGTACAGAATAAACTGTTCCCAGGCCTGTGGACCATTTGTTAATTACACCACCTCCTGGGAGGTGCTGCCAACTGCGGTATCCCTGCTACCTGATGGAGTCCAGACCCTGCTCCTCGCTCTCTCATCAGAGGCGTTTGCTGTCTCCTTCTTTGTTGTTACGTGGTATGTTTCAGTCAGGTTTTCAGCCTTTAAcaacagttctttttttctttcttttttctgagtggctatatttttaaataatatttccaCTTTCTCTGCAGTTTGGCCATGTTTTATGTGATTGCACTTGCTGGAGCTCACAAGAGAGTTATTAACCAACTAAGGGAGCAGCTAGCAATGGTAGGTTTACacaagaatacattttttctgaagATGTGGTTGTGGTCATGTCAGCCTCCTTTcctatttttattcttattattcttATCTGTACTCTATTCTATATctatgtttcattttgttttccaggaGGGCCATGACAAACGCTTCCTGATCCAGAAGCTGTGCCAGGCCCAGAGGCTCCCAGCGCTCAAATCTCCAGTGTCCAAATCCAAGCTccgcagcagcagaagcagcccCAGCTACCATACCAGCTTCTCCAACAATTTCAATGAAGCACTGTTCCTGGCACACCCACCTCCAGACTCCTCCACACATGTGTGAGGCAAAGATCTGATATTACAGACCAGATCCAAGACTGGACAAAtttactgaaacagaaaaactgtttgAATGAATATCTTCaatgttcttttttattgtgaaaacacTACAACGTTGTAGCTTCTGCGGACCTGCTGACATTAATGCATGGTCCCTTTTCAATGTTCTTTTGTTGACAATCTAATCATAAAACTATTAAGAAGTGGCAatctttgagtatttttaaaccAAAGCAGTCATCCCTGGTcagattgtttttctctgctgactAATTTCTAAGTTCTAAGTTCTCGTATCTTTTCCTTCTGAGAAGGACTTGCATTACTATAACCACTGGAGTGTGAAAAACCTTTATGAAATGTATGCACTTTAAAAGTATTAACACTAGCATTTTCTTACTTGTACAACTTttgtgtttacatacagtactatGCATTCATTATATGTcctatgtgtttttaaatctaacatttatatcattattatttgctCTAAGGTTGCACcataatgcaaagaaaacagtaTATTTCACAATACTAAACTGTAACCATGTTCTCTTTACCAATACTGTGACTCAGTTTCTGTAACTCTAAAATAACCTTTGGGTGATGGGTATGTTATTACTGTGGATACTGCTTTACTGAGATTTTGggtaaatgtgctgtttttaatgttagGTGCCTTTTATGTGATTGCCTTTAACATTGAactatttacatgaaaaataaatattgaaattagtcgaattaattttgttttccctcaatctttgcttttgttttcctcctttcttctctacCTACAGTGGAGGGTCATTACTGTCACGTTATAGCACCTCCGGTCCAGCAGAGATCGCTGCCGCCGTCAGTGCCTTTACTCGGTCCTTGACAGCAACTCAGCTGGTACGGAACCGGAGGCAGCGTGCTGTAGCTTGGCTCAGTCAGCCAAAAATGTTGAGAATTACGATCCGGGCTGACATGGGATCCATCTGGGTGTTATTCTGTATCATCTATTCTCAGTTCTTAACTGTGTCCTCTGATGACATAGTGGTGGCATGCGGGGGATTTGTCAAGTCCGACGTTGAAATCAACTATTCTCTGATCGAGGTGAGAGTGCTAACGTCCCGGCTTGCAGCTAGCTAACAGTTAGCTGGTTTGTCGTAGTAAGCTAAAGGTTAGGCAGAGAGCTGGGGTTTACGTGAATGACAGTTTGAATGGAATGACCATAAAAGCAATATATTTTGAACTCAGAGTTAGCTCTCTGTATCTAGCAAACATACACAAGAGCCGTCAGTGTAGTTAGGTGTTGTTTTAGCTATATGCTATTTGGCTCATTTGAGTGTTTTCTGTACGCAGTCACGGGTGACTGAAAACCCAtatgttaaattacatacatactgttaaattttaaaacCCGTCAGTGACGACGAGGAGGCCGTTAAATGCTGGCCCCTAGTCCTAATCCCTGCTCATTCACAGGCTCCGTGGGATGAGCCATTTGGTTAATTAGTGAGACGAACTAAATCCCAGAGAGACTGGTCTGGTTTGTTAACGACCGCTGACACAAGATATCCAACCAGTGTGCCCGGTAACATCAAGACTGTGGCTGGCCTTCCAGCAATTGGGAGTTCAGGTGTAGTACTTATAAATATACTTCATGATACATTTGTGTCCTCTTTGATGCACAGATTAAACTGTACACTAAACAAGGTTCCTTGAAATACCAAACGGACTGTGCTCCAATCAATGGCTACTTCATGATCCCACTCTACGACAAGGTATGGGACACACTAACTCAAGTATCTATATTCTCAGTTTTTCAGTTATGATGATTGTAATCTGTCTGACTCATTTTTTTATATAGGGAGACTTCATTTTGAAGATCGAGCCTCCTCTTGGGTGGAGCTTTGGTAAGACTATCACAACTGCATCCTCACAATTCACAAACTATTAATTATGCCAGCTGTTGTTTAGCAAACGCAAAGTCTCGGAGGTTGTTTCCATTATCTATGTGCTTGCCTCTATGCCTTTTGTCCTCTGATTTTAACTCACCAGAACCTACCAG is drawn from Xiphias gladius isolate SHS-SW01 ecotype Sanya breed wild chromosome 15, ASM1685928v1, whole genome shotgun sequence and contains these coding sequences:
- the LOC120800877 gene encoding transmembrane channel-like protein 7, with protein sequence MEVDSVFYTDHSGRVTSNPLLDQLPSYQSLLYRRKSSTGGTKRRSSSRARLGSSGSGKWGVSTVSRQEEKHKGQTEQRPIRELTKTMAEKRRDKAQRLEEARELSSWRQWRESTRRYLRRLKDDAQEWLSSLQLWRGDIHLIEGMFGTGILSYFSFLRFLVMLNLIIFLLMFSFVMLPIIVAPYASKNTTYNQNDGSVCSVYPSSARRGLVIFHEHITDLLSGGGFLEQTYLFYGYYKVDKIHFPNITYNLPLAYLMATIAYLFLSLIWIVKRSATGFKRNLVQDEDRFQSFCNKIFAGWDFCITNENAARLKRSSLLYELRTDLEEERIKQKIADRTRKEKCRIYLIRLILNLFVIAVLACCFYSIYVATIFSQKAQRNDTKENFIVDLIYEYLPSIVITLANFITPLLFSVIINYEDYSPAFEIRFTLIRCVFMRLTSIGVLLFSLWSQITKCKEEPCICGYNHLLYSCWETRVGQEMYKLTIFDFIIIVAVTIFVEFPRKLIVKYCDCGLAKWWGQQEFGIPQNVLEIVYGQTICWIGTFYCPMLPAICIIKYFFIFYIKKVSLMNNCRPATRPFRASSSNFFFLGVLLIGLALACLPVAVSVAQINCSQACGPFVNYTTSWEVLPTAVSLLPDGVQTLLLALSSEAFAVSFFVVTCLAMFYVIALAGAHKRVINQLREQLAMEGHDKRFLIQKLCQAQRLPALKSPVSKSKLRSSRSSPSYHTSFSNNFNEALFLAHPPPDSSTHV